In Streptomyces sp. NBC_00091, the following proteins share a genomic window:
- the mpaP gene encoding daptide biosynthesis intramembrane metalloprotease, whose protein sequence is MSTKTLTRKTPAKPATTADWDPALLERPRIASNVEIHAPTETGAPWVLQRGHHQHFRLQPDLARLVRAMDGSLDHTGLAEVLGPPWTSHHVATAVHKLADSKVLDDGKPIERRSTWFRFVPPMTLQFTVLRPERLLSRLAPLVNLLAGRTAAAVAAVFVLGGILALALLAPEMDAALGRPLPFSAYFGVLIGVLATTAVHEIGHGAVLTYYGGRPSRMGVMLFYMSPAFFCDVSDGWRLSRKEQRVKVALAGIATQSVIAGAAALTALLLGPSDLRDAVLVFAVATYTSGIVNLLPFVKLDGYIALMSHLDVPHLRDRAMTEARRFLARILFGGRGYTRELPGRRWAVAFGLACMAFPLYVIAGALTLWSDLLQRLGAVGTSTVLMAVCYLVYRLGLGFTRLAGEGRTAGAPAWRIAAAAVLLTGAAGAALVFVKLPYTVAAGYVAQDRGRVELVLPSTAHLSAVRTDATVRLYRAGLMTREQTGTATVAALTRTDTTAPLSAFLPVASTPLELPVVSYPLTVGEAPADRAGAAQLDLGRLPLGEWLYTKYAAPLWGW, encoded by the coding sequence ATGTCCACCAAGACGCTCACCAGGAAGACGCCGGCGAAGCCGGCCACCACCGCCGACTGGGACCCCGCGCTCCTGGAGCGCCCGCGCATCGCCTCCAACGTGGAGATCCACGCGCCCACCGAAACCGGCGCCCCCTGGGTCCTCCAGCGCGGCCACCACCAGCACTTCCGCCTCCAGCCCGACCTGGCACGCCTGGTCCGGGCCATGGACGGCTCCCTCGACCACACCGGCCTCGCCGAGGTCCTCGGACCGCCGTGGACCAGCCACCACGTCGCGACCGCCGTGCACAAGCTCGCCGATTCCAAGGTCCTCGACGACGGCAAGCCCATCGAGCGCCGCAGCACCTGGTTCCGGTTCGTCCCCCCGATGACCCTCCAGTTCACCGTGCTGCGCCCCGAGCGGCTGCTCTCCCGCCTCGCGCCGCTCGTCAACCTGCTCGCCGGACGGACCGCGGCGGCCGTCGCCGCCGTGTTCGTCCTCGGCGGCATCCTCGCCCTGGCCCTGCTGGCCCCCGAGATGGACGCCGCGCTCGGCCGGCCGCTCCCCTTCTCCGCCTACTTCGGCGTCCTCATCGGGGTGCTCGCCACCACCGCCGTCCACGAGATCGGCCACGGCGCGGTCCTCACGTACTACGGCGGACGCCCCAGCCGGATGGGCGTGATGCTCTTCTACATGTCGCCCGCCTTCTTCTGCGACGTCTCCGACGGCTGGCGGCTCTCCCGCAAGGAACAGCGCGTCAAGGTCGCCCTGGCCGGCATCGCCACCCAGAGCGTGATCGCCGGGGCCGCGGCCCTGACCGCCCTCCTCCTGGGCCCCTCGGACCTGCGCGACGCCGTCCTCGTCTTCGCCGTCGCCACCTACACCAGCGGCATCGTCAACCTGCTGCCCTTCGTGAAGCTCGACGGCTACATCGCGCTCATGAGCCACCTCGACGTCCCGCACCTGCGCGACCGGGCCATGACCGAAGCCCGCCGCTTCCTCGCGCGGATCCTCTTCGGCGGCCGCGGCTACACCCGCGAACTCCCCGGCCGGCGCTGGGCGGTGGCCTTCGGACTGGCCTGCATGGCCTTCCCCCTCTACGTCATCGCCGGCGCCCTGACCCTGTGGTCCGACCTCCTCCAGCGGCTCGGCGCCGTCGGCACCAGCACCGTCCTGATGGCCGTCTGCTACCTCGTCTACCGCCTCGGCCTCGGCTTCACCCGCCTCGCCGGGGAAGGCCGCACCGCCGGAGCGCCGGCGTGGCGCATCGCCGCCGCGGCCGTGCTGCTGACCGGGGCCGCCGGGGCCGCGCTGGTCTTCGTCAAGCTGCCCTACACCGTCGCCGCCGGGTACGTCGCCCAGGACCGGGGTCGCGTCGAACTCGTCCTGCCGAGCACCGCCCACCTCTCGGCGGTCCGCACGGACGCCACCGTCCGGCTCTACCGGGCCGGGCTGATGACCCGCGAACAGACCGGCACCGCGACCGTGGCCGCGCTGACCCGCACCGACACCACCGCCCCCCTGTCGGCCTTCCTGCCGGTGGCGTCCACCCCGCTGGAACTGCCCGTCGTCAGCTACCCGCTGACCGTCGGCGAGGCCCCTGCGGACCGCGCCGGAGCCGCGCAGCTCGACCTCGGCAGGCTCCCGCTGGGCGAGTGGCTGTACACGAAGTACGCCGCCCCGCTCTGGGGCTGGTAG
- a CDS encoding PhzF family phenazine biosynthesis protein gives MDLLRYVAFSTDPLGGNPAGVVLDATGIDEATMAAVAADVGYSETAFAVPRQDGALDIRYFSPQTEVPFCGHATIATAVAHAQRHGVGDLLLHTQAGPVPVTTSAGPDGAVVATLVSVEPRTEAITEDDLDGLLAALRWSAADLDPALPPRAAYAGAWHPVLATASRARLADLDYDMPALGALMARRGWATVALVQRESPEVFHARNPFPPGGVVEDPATGAAAAALGGYLRSLGLIELPAVLTIHQGVDMGRPSLITVGVPADPAAGIEVTGTAVPIG, from the coding sequence ATGGACCTCTTGCGCTACGTGGCCTTCAGCACCGACCCGCTGGGCGGGAACCCGGCGGGTGTGGTGCTGGACGCCACCGGGATCGACGAGGCGACGATGGCCGCCGTCGCGGCGGACGTCGGCTACTCGGAGACGGCCTTCGCCGTTCCCCGCCAGGACGGGGCGCTGGACATCCGCTACTTCAGCCCGCAGACCGAGGTGCCCTTCTGCGGGCACGCCACGATCGCCACCGCCGTCGCCCACGCCCAGCGGCACGGGGTCGGCGATCTGCTGCTGCACACGCAGGCCGGCCCGGTCCCCGTGACCACCTCGGCCGGCCCGGACGGGGCCGTCGTCGCCACCCTGGTGAGCGTGGAGCCCCGTACGGAGGCCATCACCGAGGACGACCTGGACGGGCTGCTGGCCGCGCTGCGCTGGTCCGCCGCCGACCTCGACCCCGCGCTGCCTCCCCGGGCCGCCTACGCCGGGGCCTGGCACCCGGTGCTCGCAACCGCGAGCCGGGCGAGGCTCGCCGACCTGGACTACGACATGCCCGCGCTCGGCGCCCTGATGGCGCGCCGCGGCTGGGCCACGGTCGCCCTGGTCCAGCGCGAATCGCCGGAGGTCTTCCACGCCCGCAACCCCTTCCCGCCCGGCGGGGTGGTCGAGGACCCGGCGACCGGCGCGGCCGCCGCGGCCCTGGGCGGATACCTGCGGAGCCTGGGCCTGATCGAGCTGCCCGCCGTACTGACGATCCACCAGGGCGTGGACATGGGCCGTCCGAGCCTGATCACGGTGGGCGTCCCGGCGGACCCGGCGGCCGGCATCGAGGTGACGGGCACGGCGGTCCCGATCGGCTGA
- a CDS encoding ABC transporter ATP-binding protein, whose amino-acid sequence MSAAGVVRASGLTKEFGPFTAVQDLSFEVRPGRVTGLLGRNGAGKSTSLRMLLGLVRPTSGTATVFGHPYTELPDAARRIGVCMDGIGPTPGASGRRDLRIWARTLGVSNARVDEVLDRVGLADSADRAAKGYSTGMRQRLALATALLADPELLVLDEPANGLDPDGIRWLRDTLRALAAEGRTVLVSSHLLAEVEQTVDDVVIIQRTLRFAGSLAELTSDGAERLEDRFFTLVDEDAATSQRTERLTHA is encoded by the coding sequence ATGAGCGCCGCCGGCGTCGTCCGCGCCTCGGGCCTGACGAAGGAGTTCGGCCCGTTCACCGCGGTGCAGGACCTGAGCTTCGAGGTCCGGCCCGGCCGGGTGACCGGACTGCTCGGCCGCAACGGCGCCGGCAAGTCCACGTCCCTGCGCATGCTGCTCGGCCTGGTCCGCCCCACCTCCGGCACCGCCACCGTCTTCGGCCACCCCTACACCGAACTCCCCGACGCCGCCCGCCGCATCGGCGTCTGCATGGACGGCATCGGCCCCACCCCCGGCGCCTCCGGCCGCCGCGACCTGCGCATCTGGGCCCGCACCCTGGGCGTGTCGAACGCCCGCGTCGACGAGGTACTGGACCGCGTAGGCCTCGCCGACAGCGCCGACCGCGCCGCCAAGGGCTACTCCACCGGCATGCGTCAGCGCCTCGCCCTGGCCACCGCGCTGCTCGCCGACCCCGAACTCCTCGTCCTGGACGAGCCGGCCAACGGCCTCGACCCGGACGGCATTCGCTGGCTGCGCGACACCCTGCGCGCCCTGGCCGCCGAAGGCCGCACCGTCCTGGTCTCCAGCCACCTCCTCGCCGAGGTCGAACAGACCGTGGACGACGTGGTGATCATCCAGCGCACCCTGCGCTTCGCGGGCTCCCTCGCCGAGCTCACCTCCGACGGCGCCGAACGCCTCGAGGACCGCTTCTTCACGCTGGTGGACGAGGACGCCGCGACCAGCCAGCGCACCGAAAGGCTCACCCATGCGTAA
- the lanKC gene encoding class III lanthionine synthetase LanKC, with translation MDLRYLNYCQPGNPFYDVAATATADATAFPAVTGPLPEGWTRTDNTHWLLMTPPGARLPGQGWKIHVSATLDNADRILDLVWDFCVAERVTFKFIRSAAILKLRNSKYGDRGSSGKFFTVYPGDEAQLERILTGLGDLLDGEHGPTILSDLRWRSGPLYVRYGGFVSRLGRSESGELVHCIEDPEGRLVPDVRGPSFRPPSWVTLPACLADALAARNSATLQGFPFRATKALHFSNGGGVYQATDTRTGGSVLLKEARPLAGLDEDGADAVARLEREHWALERLAGLDCIPAIVDYRKGHEHWFLARDYVEGKPLARELLTRNPLVSDDRTEGAYAAYTAWALKILDQVEQGVDAMHAKGVVFGDLHPNNILVRPDDTISFIDLETASAADAQSAQAIGAPGFRAPAGYTGTAVDRYALGCIRLGVFLPLTVMATWSPAKADQLIGLVAEHFPVPADFADRIREDLGPAPHPGHAQEGDPQPLWTPPTPATWPALRETLAADLLASATPHREDRLFPGDVEQFSLPGGGATFAFGAAGVLWTLAELGFAPAEEHVAWLTDAARRTPGMGPGFYDGLSGIAYALDRLGRAEEAAAVLERIREAPLEDVDHSLFGGLAGIGLTQLHFGNTDEAARIAALLADQAPGGVAGRPRPGLLRGAAGGALLMLRMHEATYDPKYLHLAGELLRYDLAEAGWSEDTSPDGSADAPWKVPFLSFGGAGLGMVVHEVARQLPDPEFVRARDALREVTGPSFALNSGLFHGRAGALLAMRHLHDGSATAEAAVRRHLDRLGWHAVRCDGHLAFFGDHTLRLSADLATGSAGVLLAVEAALGDAGPGLPFLAPGPR, from the coding sequence ATGGACCTTCGGTATCTGAACTACTGCCAGCCCGGCAATCCGTTCTACGACGTAGCGGCCACCGCCACCGCCGACGCCACCGCGTTCCCCGCGGTGACCGGCCCCCTCCCCGAGGGCTGGACCCGTACCGACAACACGCACTGGCTGCTGATGACCCCGCCCGGCGCCCGGCTCCCCGGCCAGGGCTGGAAGATCCACGTGTCGGCCACCCTCGACAACGCCGACCGGATCCTCGACCTGGTCTGGGACTTCTGCGTGGCCGAGCGGGTCACCTTCAAGTTCATCCGCAGCGCCGCGATCCTCAAGCTGCGCAACAGCAAGTACGGGGACCGGGGCAGCAGCGGCAAGTTCTTCACGGTCTACCCGGGCGACGAGGCGCAGCTGGAGCGGATCCTCACCGGCCTCGGGGACCTCCTCGACGGCGAGCACGGCCCCACCATCCTCAGCGACCTGCGCTGGCGCTCCGGCCCGCTGTACGTGCGCTACGGCGGCTTCGTCTCCCGCCTGGGCCGCTCCGAGTCCGGCGAGCTGGTGCACTGCATCGAGGACCCCGAGGGCCGCCTGGTGCCCGACGTACGCGGCCCGTCCTTCCGGCCCCCGTCCTGGGTGACGCTGCCCGCCTGCCTGGCCGACGCCCTCGCCGCCCGCAACTCCGCCACCCTCCAGGGCTTCCCCTTCCGCGCCACCAAGGCCCTGCACTTCTCCAACGGCGGCGGCGTCTACCAGGCCACCGACACCCGCACCGGCGGCTCCGTCCTGCTGAAGGAGGCCCGCCCGCTGGCCGGGCTCGACGAGGACGGCGCCGACGCCGTGGCCCGGCTGGAGCGCGAGCACTGGGCGCTGGAGCGCCTCGCCGGCCTGGACTGCATCCCGGCGATCGTGGACTACCGCAAGGGCCACGAGCACTGGTTCCTGGCCCGGGACTACGTGGAGGGCAAGCCGCTCGCCCGGGAACTCCTCACCCGCAACCCGCTCGTCAGCGACGACCGCACCGAGGGCGCGTACGCCGCCTACACGGCCTGGGCGCTGAAGATCCTCGACCAGGTCGAGCAGGGCGTCGACGCCATGCACGCCAAGGGGGTCGTCTTCGGGGACCTGCACCCCAACAACATCCTGGTCCGCCCCGACGACACCATCTCCTTCATCGACCTGGAGACCGCCTCCGCGGCCGACGCCCAGTCCGCGCAGGCCATCGGCGCCCCCGGATTCCGCGCCCCGGCCGGCTACACGGGCACCGCCGTCGACCGCTACGCCCTGGGCTGCATCCGGCTCGGCGTGTTCCTGCCGCTGACGGTCATGGCCACCTGGTCCCCGGCCAAGGCGGACCAGCTGATCGGACTGGTCGCCGAGCACTTCCCGGTGCCCGCCGACTTCGCCGACCGGATCCGCGAGGACCTCGGCCCCGCCCCGCACCCGGGGCACGCGCAGGAGGGCGACCCGCAGCCGCTGTGGACCCCGCCCACGCCCGCCACCTGGCCCGCCCTGCGCGAGACCCTCGCCGCCGACCTGCTGGCCAGCGCCACCCCGCACCGCGAGGACCGGCTGTTCCCCGGGGACGTGGAGCAGTTCTCCCTGCCCGGTGGCGGCGCCACCTTCGCCTTCGGCGCGGCCGGCGTGCTGTGGACGCTGGCCGAGCTGGGCTTCGCACCGGCCGAGGAGCACGTGGCCTGGCTGACGGACGCCGCCCGGCGCACCCCCGGCATGGGGCCCGGCTTCTACGACGGGCTGAGCGGGATCGCCTACGCCCTGGACCGGCTCGGCCGGGCCGAGGAGGCCGCCGCCGTCCTGGAGCGGATCCGCGAGGCCCCGCTGGAGGACGTGGACCACAGCCTCTTCGGGGGGCTCGCCGGGATCGGCCTGACCCAGCTGCACTTCGGCAACACCGACGAGGCCGCCCGGATCGCGGCGCTCCTCGCCGACCAGGCGCCGGGCGGGGTCGCGGGCCGGCCCCGGCCGGGGCTGCTGCGCGGGGCGGCGGGCGGGGCGCTGCTGATGCTCCGGATGCACGAGGCCACGTACGACCCCAAGTACCTCCACCTGGCGGGCGAGTTGCTGCGCTACGACCTCGCGGAGGCGGGCTGGTCCGAGGACACCTCCCCGGACGGCTCCGCCGACGCGCCCTGGAAGGTGCCGTTCCTGTCCTTCGGCGGCGCCGGCCTGGGCATGGTGGTCCACGAGGTGGCGCGGCAGCTGCCCGACCCGGAGTTCGTCCGGGCGCGGGACGCGCTGCGGGAGGTGACCGGCCCGTCCTTCGCGCTGAACTCCGGCCTCTTCCACGGCCGGGCCGGCGCCCTGCTGGCCATGCGGCACCTGCACGACGGGTCCGCCACCGCCGAGGCGGCCGTCCGCCGCCACCTGGACCGCCTCGGCTGGCACGCGGTGCGCTGCGACGGCCACCTGGCCTTCTTCGGCGACCACACCCTGCGCCTGTCCGCCGACCTGGCGACGGGTTCCGCCGGTGTCCTCCTCGCGGTGGAGGCCGCGCTGGGTGATGCTGGCCCCGGCCTGCCGTTCCTCGCGCCGGGCCCCCGTTGA
- a CDS encoding RidA family protein codes for MSVDVRERLAELGLRLPEVSPPKGAYVPAVRSGIHVFVAGQIPMTGGELTQTGRVGAEVSPERARELSRQCALAALAAADSVTPLESVVRVVKVVGYVSSAPGFTRQAGVVDGASELLVEVFGEAGRHARSAVGMDILPLDAPVEIEIVLEVSDPA; via the coding sequence ATGAGCGTTGACGTCCGCGAAAGGCTTGCCGAGCTCGGATTACGGCTGCCGGAGGTCAGTCCCCCCAAGGGGGCGTACGTACCGGCCGTGCGCAGCGGGATACACGTCTTCGTCGCGGGCCAGATCCCGATGACCGGCGGCGAGCTGACCCAGACCGGCCGGGTCGGCGCCGAGGTGTCCCCGGAGCGGGCCAGGGAGCTGAGCCGGCAGTGCGCGCTGGCGGCCCTGGCCGCCGCCGACTCGGTGACCCCCCTGGAGTCCGTGGTGCGGGTGGTGAAGGTGGTCGGGTACGTGTCCTCCGCGCCCGGGTTCACCCGCCAGGCGGGAGTGGTCGACGGGGCGAGCGAGCTGCTCGTGGAGGTCTTCGGCGAAGCCGGCCGGCACGCGCGCAGCGCCGTCGGGATGGACATCCTGCCGCTCGACGCCCCCGTGGAGATCGAGATCGTCCTGGAGGTCTCCGACCCCGCCTGA
- a CDS encoding ABC transporter permease yields MRNVLAGEWMKAWTGRTWLILASTGIFMSLLTCFGYASQGDETIALGQTTAAAVTDDMAQAWMMTFLMSAVFGGILVTREYNSGSIARSVLLSGGRLRLLSAKALVATAAGLINGLLAAVLAVLCAFALPARFGFTADWTGHTTRIVLGVVTVNVLAAPWGALLGWIIRSQLATVVTVIALTLLVEPGLQELAPQVARYLPTIAMSSVYLDGKPELLSVPLALLVLAGWLAAAGTAARQLLLSRDVI; encoded by the coding sequence ATGCGTAACGTCCTCGCCGGCGAGTGGATGAAGGCCTGGACCGGCCGCACCTGGCTGATCCTCGCCTCCACCGGGATCTTCATGTCCCTCCTCACCTGCTTCGGCTACGCCTCCCAGGGCGACGAGACCATCGCCCTCGGCCAGACCACCGCCGCCGCCGTCACCGACGACATGGCCCAGGCGTGGATGATGACCTTCCTGATGTCCGCCGTGTTCGGCGGCATCCTCGTCACCCGCGAGTACAACTCCGGCTCCATCGCCCGCTCGGTCCTGCTCAGCGGCGGCCGGCTGCGACTGCTGTCCGCCAAGGCCCTCGTCGCCACCGCGGCCGGCCTGATCAACGGCCTCCTCGCCGCCGTCCTCGCCGTCCTGTGCGCCTTCGCGCTGCCCGCCCGCTTCGGCTTCACCGCCGACTGGACCGGCCACACCACCCGCATCGTCCTCGGCGTGGTCACCGTCAACGTCCTCGCCGCCCCCTGGGGCGCGCTCCTCGGCTGGATCATCCGCAGCCAGCTCGCCACCGTCGTCACCGTCATCGCGCTCACCCTCCTCGTCGAACCGGGCCTCCAGGAACTCGCCCCGCAGGTGGCCAGGTACCTCCCCACCATCGCGATGAGCTCCGTCTACCTCGACGGCAAGCCCGAGCTGCTCTCCGTACCGCTCGCGCTCCTGGTCCTCGCCGGCTGGCTCGCCGCCGCCGGGACCGCCGCCCGCCAGCTGCTGCTCTCCCGCGACGTCATCTAA
- a CDS encoding daptide-type RiPP produces the protein MQDNLAMDAFPALELGMQELEAMEAPGWWTGVGVSAGVVVASAAAYGSYVGSAALIAT, from the coding sequence ATGCAGGACAACCTCGCGATGGACGCCTTCCCCGCCCTTGAGCTCGGCATGCAGGAGCTGGAGGCCATGGAGGCCCCGGGCTGGTGGACGGGCGTCGGCGTCAGCGCCGGTGTCGTGGTCGCCTCGGCGGCGGCCTACGGCAGCTACGTCGGCTCCGCGGCCCTGATCGCCACCTGA
- a CDS encoding daptide-type RiPP produces the protein MQDNLAMDAFPALELGMQELEAMEAPGWWTGVGVSAGVVVASAAAYGSYVGSAALIAT, from the coding sequence ATGCAGGACAACCTCGCGATGGACGCCTTCCCCGCCCTTGAGCTCGGCATGCAGGAGCTCGAGGCCATGGAGGCCCCGGGCTGGTGGACGGGCGTCGGCGTCAGCGCCGGTGTCGTGGTCGCCTCCGCGGCGGCCTACGGCAGCTACGTCGGCTCCGCGGCCCTCATCGCCACCTGA
- a CDS encoding daptide-type RiPP, protein MQDVLKQDIPTAGLELGMQELEAMEAPGFWSGFKQGLVISGVAVASATLAT, encoded by the coding sequence ATGCAGGACGTTCTGAAGCAGGACATCCCCACCGCCGGTCTCGAGCTGGGCATGCAGGAGCTGGAGGCCATGGAGGCCCCGGGCTTCTGGTCCGGCTTCAAGCAGGGCCTGGTCATCAGCGGCGTCGCCGTGGCCAGCGCCACGCTCGCCACCTGA